In Marmota flaviventris isolate mMarFla1 chromosome 15, mMarFla1.hap1, whole genome shotgun sequence, a single window of DNA contains:
- the Ccn3 gene encoding CCN family member 3, protein MHKVQSMNLFVQKRCLCLAFLLHLLGQVSATQRCPSPCPRQCPETPPTCAPGVRAVLDGCSCCLVCARQRGESCSELKPCDQSSGLYCDRSADPSNQTGICMVLEGDNCVFDGVIYRSGEKFEPNCQYHCTCRDGQIGCVPRCQLDVLLPGPDCPAPRKVAVPGECCEKWTCGPNEKGTLGGLALPAYRPEATVGVEVSDSSINCIEQTTEWSACSKSCGMGLSTRVTNRNRQCEMVKQSRLCMVRPCEQEPEQPTDKKGKKCLRTKKSLKAIHLQFKNCTSLHTYKPRFCGVCSDGRCCTPHNTKTIQVEFQCSPGQIIKKPVMVIGTCTCHTNCPQNNEAFLQELELKTSRGEM, encoded by the exons ATGCACAAGGTGCAGAGCATGAACCTCTTTGTGCAAAAGAGGTGCCTTTGCCTGGCCTTCCTACTCCATCTCCTGGGTCAG GTCTCTGCGACTCAGCGCTGCCCCTCACCGTGCCCACGCCAGTGCCCCGAGACGCCTCCGACCTGCGCCCCGGGGGTGCGCGCGGTGCTGGACGGTTGCTCCTGCTGTCTAGTGTGCGCCCGCCAGCGCGGAGAGAGCTGCTCGGAGCTGAAGCCTTGCGATCAGAGCAGCGGACTGTACTGCGACCGTAGCGCCGACCCCAGCAACCAGACTGGCATCTGCATGG TGCTAGAAGGAGACAACTGTGTGTTCGATGGGGTAATTTACCGCAGCGGAGAGAAGTTTGAGCCAAACTGCCAATATCACTGCACCTGTAGAGACGGACAGATTGGCTGTGTGCCCCGGTGTCAGCTGGATGTGCTACTGCCTGGTCCTGACTGCCCAGCTCCCAGAAAAGTTGCTGTGCCTGGAGAGTGCTGTGAAAAGTGGACCTGTGGCCCCAATGAGAAGGGGACATTGGGAGGCCTTGCCCTTCCAG CCTACAGGCCAGAAGCCACCGTAGGAGTTGAAGTCTCCGACTCGAGTATCAACTGCATTGAGCAGACCACAGAGTGGAGTGCATGTTCCAAGAGTTGTGGAATGGGTCTTTCCACCAGAGTCACCAACAGGAATCGTCAGTGTGAGATGGTGAAGCAGTCTCGGCTCTGCATGGTGCGGCCCTGTGAACAAGAGCCTGAGCAACCAACAGATAAG aaaggaaaaaagtgtCTCCGCACCAAGAAATCACTCAAAGCCATCCACCTGCAGTTCAAGAACTGCACCAGCCTGCACACCTATAAGCCCAGGTTCTGTGGAGTCTGCAGCGATGGCCGATGCTGCACACCCCACAACACCAAAACCATCCAGGTGGAGTTCCAGTGCTCCCCAGGGCAAATCATCAAGAAACCAGTCATGGTCATCGGAACCTGTACCTGTCACACCAACTGTCCTCAGAACAATGAGGCCTTCCTCCAGGAGCTGGAGCTGAAGACCAGCAGAGGGGAAATGTAA